One window of Lytechinus variegatus isolate NC3 chromosome 2, Lvar_3.0, whole genome shotgun sequence genomic DNA carries:
- the LOC121407626 gene encoding tubulin beta chain-like, with protein sequence MREIVHIQAGQCGNQIGAKFWEVISDEHGIDPTGTYHGDSDLQLERINVYYNEATGGKYVPRAVLVDLEPGTMDSVRSGPFGQIFRPDNFVFGQSGAGNNWAKGHYTEGAELVDSVLDVVRKEAESCDCLQGFQLTHSLGGGTGSGMGTLLISKIREEYPDRIMNTFSVVPSPKVSDTVVEPYNATLSVHQLVENTDETYCIDNEALYDICFRTLKLTTPTYGDLNHLVSATMSGVTTCLRFPGQLNADLRKLAVNMVPFPRLHFFMPGFAPLTSRGSQQYRALTVPELTQQMFDAKNMMAACDPRHGRYLTVAAIFRGRMSMKEVDEQMLNVQNKNSSYFVEWIPNNVKTAVCDIPPRGLKMSATFIGNSTAIQELFKRISEQFTAMFRRKAFLHWYTGEGMDEMEFTEAESNMNDLVSEYQQYQDATAEEEGEFDEEEGEDEEAA encoded by the exons ATGCGTGAAATTGTCCACATCCAAGCCGGACAGTGCGGAAACCAGATTGGTGCCAAG TTCTGGGAAGTGATCTCAGATGAGCATGGCATCGACCCTACTGGTACCTACCATGGAGACTCTGATCTTCAGCTGGAGAGAATCAACGTCTACTACAACGAGGCTACGGGAGGCAAATATGTACCACGTGCCGTCCTCGTCGATCTGGAGCCAGGTACCATGGACTCCGTCCGCTCTGGACCTTTCGGACAGATCTTCAGACCAGACAACTTTGTCTTTGGACAGAGTGGTGCTGGAAACAACTGGGCCAAGGGACATTACACCGAAGGTGCTGAGCTTGTAGACTCTGTGCTTGATGTTGTTCGCAAGGAGGCTGAGAGCTGTGATTGTCTTCAG GGCTTCCAGCTTACACACTCCCTTGGAGGTGGTACTGGCTCTGGAATGGGAACCCTCCTCATCAGCAAGATCCGTGAAGAGTACCCAGACCGCATCATGAACACATTCAGCGTTGTGCCATCACCCAAAGTATCAGACACTGTTGTTGAACCATACAACGCCACACTCTCAGTCCATCAGTTGGTTGAGAACACAGACGAGACCTATTGCATTGACAATGAAGCCCTCTACGATATCTGCTTCCGTACCCTCAAGCTGACCACACCCACTTACGGAGATCTGAACCATCTGGTCTCTGCCACCATGAGTGGCGTCACCACCTGCCTCCGATTCCCTGGCCAACTCAACGCTGATCTCCGCAAACTTGCTGTCAACATGGTTCCCTTCCCACGTCTTCACTTCTTCATGCCTGGCTTTGCTCCTCTCACTAGCCGTGGCAGCCAGCAATACCGTGCCTTGACCGTTCCAGAGCTCACCCAACAGATGTTCGATGCCAAGAACATGATGGCTGCCTGTGATCCTCGTCATGGTCGTTACCTCACCGTTGCCGCCATCTTCCGTGGCCGTATGTCCATGAAGGAGGTCGATGAACAGATGCTCAACGTACAGAACAAGAACAGCAGCTACTTCGTTGAATGGATCCCCAACAACGTCAAGACCGCTGTCTGTGACATCCCACCACGTGGTCTGAAGATGTCTGCCACTTTCATTGGCAACAGCACTGCCATCCAGGAGCTCTTCAAGCGTATCTCTGAGCAGTTCACCGCTATGTTCAGGAGAAAGGCTTTCCTTCATTGGTACACTGGTGAGGGTATGGACGAGATGGAGTTCACTGAGGCTGAGAGCAACATGAATGACTTGGTTTCTGAGTACCAACAGTACCAGGATGCCACCGCTGAGGAGGAAGGAGAGTTTGACGAGGAAGAAGGTGAAGATGAGGAGGCTGCTTAA
- the LOC121407628 gene encoding tubulin beta chain-like encodes MREIVHIQAGQCGNQIGAKFWEVISDEHGVDPSGAYIGDSALQLDKINVYYGLASEKKYVPRAILVDLEPGTMDSVRSGNFGRLFRPDNFVFGQSGAGNNWAKGHYTEGAELVDVVMDVLRKEAEDCDCLQGFQLTHSLGGGTGSGMGTLLISKIREEYPDRIMNTFSVVPSPKVSDTVVEPYNATLSVHQLVENTDETYCIDNEALYDICFRTLKLTTPTYGDLNHLVSATMSGVTTCLRFPGQLNADLRKLAVNMVPFPRLHFFMPGFAPLTSRGSKQYRALTVPELTQQMFDAKNMMAACDPRHGRYLTVAAIFRGRMSMKEVDEQMLNVQNKNSSYFVEWIPNNVKTAVCDIPPRGLKMSSTFIGNSTAIQELFKRISEQFTAMFRRKAFLHWYTGEGMDEMEFTEAESNMNDLVSEYQQYQDVSVDDDGDFDEEEEEEDLA; translated from the exons ATGCGTGAGATAGTACATATCCAAGCTGGTCAGTGCGGCAACCAAATTGGCGCCAAG TTTTGGGAGGTGATATCTGACGAACATGGGGTCGACCCTAGCGGGGCATACATCGGGGACAGTGCCTTACAACTGgacaaaattaatgtttattatGGATTGGCATCCG AAAAGAAGTATGTTCCTCGCGCCATCTTGGTGGACTTAGAGCCGGGTACCATGGACTCAGTCCGGTCTGGCAATTTTGGGCGACTCTTCCGACCTGATAACTTTGTCTTCGGACAGAGTGGAGCTGGAAACAACTGGGCCAAAGGCCATTACACTGAAGGAGCAGAACTCGTTGATGTTGTCATGGACGTCTTGAGGAAAGAAGCTGAGGATTGTGATTGTCTACAG GGCTTCCAACTTACACACTCCCTTGGTGGTGGTACCGGCTCTGGAATGGGAACCCTCCTCATCAGCAAGATCCGTGAAGAGTACCCAGACCGCATCATGAACACATTCAGCGTTGTGCCATCACCCAAAGTATCAGACACTGTTGTTGAACCATACAACGCCACACTCTCAGTCCATCAGTTGGTTGAGAACACAGACGAGACCTATTGCATTGACAATGAAGCCCTCTACGATATCTGTTTCCGTACCCTCAAGCTGACCACACCCACTTACGGAGATCTGAACCATCTGGTCTCTGCCACCATGAGTGGCGTCACCACCTGCCTCCGATTCCCTGGCCAACTCAACGCTGATCTCCGCAAACTTGCTGTCAACATGGTTCCCTTCCCACGTCTTCACTTTTTCATGCCTGGCTTTGCCCCTCTGACGAGTCGAGGAAGCAAACAATACCGTGCCTTGACCGTTCCAGAGCTCACCCAACAGATGTTTGATGCCAAGAACATGATGGCTGCCTGTGATCCTCGTCATGGTCGTTACCTCACCGTTGCCGCCATCTTCCGTGGCCGTATGTCCATGAAGGAGGTCGATGAACAGATGCTCAACGTACAGAACAAGAACAGCAGCTACTTCGTTGAATGGATCCCCAACAACGTCAAGACCGCTGTCTGTGACATCCCACCACGTGGGCTAAAGATGTCTTCCACTTTCATCGGCAACAGCACTGCCATCCAGGAGCTCTTCAAGCGTATCTCTGAGCAGTTCACCGCTATGTTCAGGAGAAAGGCTTTCCTGCATTGGTACACTGGTGAGGGTATGGACGAGATGGAGTTCACTGAGGCTGAGAGCAACATGAATGACTTGGTTTCTGAGTACCAACAGTACCAGGATGTCTCCGTGGATGACGATGGCGATTTCGacgaagaggaggaagaagaggaccTTGCATGA